One genomic segment of Gossypium arboreum isolate Shixiya-1 chromosome 3, ASM2569848v2, whole genome shotgun sequence includes these proteins:
- the LOC108471348 gene encoding uncharacterized protein LOC108471348: MARWEGSAHDTRIFPDAIQDPKYKFSHPPNGKYYLVDSGYPQMKGYLRPYRDQRYHLPEFHRGRPISDFMEYEKITRTYENIIDPEDVNDGESDDDNDDGESNNSTGFDDNDDGESNNSSGFEMELTKDVIASSLINAL, encoded by the exons ATGGCTAGATGGGAAGGATCGGCACATGACACTAGAATATTTCCTGATGCAATTCaagatccaaaatacaaattttcgcACCCACCAAATG GAAAATATTATCTTGTTGATTCTGGATACCCTCAAATGAAAGGTTATCTTCGACCATATAGAGATCAACGATATCATTTACCTGAATTTCATAGAGGTAGACCGATATCTG ATTTTATGGAATATGAAAAGATTACCCGAACATATGAGAATATTATTGATCCAGAAGATGTAAATGATGGAGAAAGtgatgatgataatgatgatgGTGAATCAAACAATTCAACTGGTTTTGATGATAATGATGATGGTGAATCAAACAATTCAAGTGGTTTTGAAATGGAATTAACAAAAGATGTTATAGCTTCTAGTTTAATAAATGCACtttaa